Genomic DNA from Miscanthus floridulus cultivar M001 unplaced genomic scaffold, ASM1932011v1 fs_641_1_2, whole genome shotgun sequence:
CCCTTGCTCttatcagactcggcgcgagcctggctcgagcacctccctccctcacagatccacgactggcgcgacttggttagggtcttcgttgggaatttctagggcacatacgtatgtcccggaaactcctgggaccttaagaattGCTGCCAGAAACCAGGCGAgtctcttcgagatttcatccggcgcttctccaagcagtgcaccaagctgcccagcgtcggcgactcagagatcgtccaggctttcctctccggcaccacctaccgGGACCTGGTGCGGGAGCTAGGTCAGAACGTGCCACGCACCGCTgctgcactcctcgacatcgccaccaacttcgcctcgggcgaggaggccatcggtgccatcttccccgacagcgatgCCAAGGGAAAAcgaagggacgaggcccccgacgcctcggcctcccacctccctaagagaaagaaaaaggggcgcctagggaagcaggaggtcatgGGAGCTGATCTGGTTGGGGCcatagaacgcaagaatccctgaggccccaaaggccctaggcctttcgacgacatgctcaagaaaccatgcccttatcaccaaggcccggtcaagcacgccctcgaggattgctccatgctgcgacgttactacgccaggctcgggctccccaacgacgacgccaagcagaagggcgccggcgaccgggacgaggacaaggatgatgggttccccgaagtacgcaacgccttcatgatcttcggcggaccctcggcatgccttacggcacGGCAGTGCAAGAGGGAACatcgagaagtcttctcggtcaaggtagccaccccctagtaccttgactggtctcgagaggcgatcaccttcgatcgagatgaccaccctgaccatgttccaaatcccgggcagtacccgctggtcgtcgacccaatcatcggcaacacccgactctccaaggtgttgatggacggaggcagcggcttcaacatcctctacgccaacaccctggagctcttggagatcgatcgGTCGAGGCTCTGAGGCGATGTcgcacccttccatggcatcgtgccagggaggcgcacgcgaccccttgggcgcatcgaccttcctgtctgcttcggcaccccctccaactaccgcaaggaagtcctcaccttcgaggtagtcagattcgggggagcctaccacgccattctgggttggccgtgctacgccaagttcatggcagtgcccaactatacctacctcaagctcaagatgctaggccctggcggtgtcatcatgattgagtccacgtacgaacatgcatacgactgcgacattgaatgcatcgagtacgccgaggctcttgcggaggccgagaccctcatcgcccacctcaaccaactcagtggtgaggtgcctaactccaagcgtcgcgcgggggcgttcgagcccgcggaaaccatcaaactcatcccggtcgaccccgcctgccccaacgaccgggcgctgaggatcagcgccaccctcgacatcaaataggaagccatgctcgtcgacttcctccgtgcgaatgccgacatatttgcatggagtccctcggacatgccgggcataccgagggaagtcgccgagcacgccctggatgtccgtgccggctctagaccggtaaggcaacgcctacgccgcttcgacgaggaaaagcgcagggccatcggtgaggaggtgcagaaactactggcggccggattcatcaaggaagtatcccacccggagtggttggctaaccccgtgttagttaggaagaaaagtgggaaatggaggatgtgtgtagactataccggtttgaacaaagcttgtccaaaagtccctttcccgttaccccgaatcgatcagatcgttgactccactgcgggatgcgaaaccttgtctttccttgatgcgtattctggttaccatcaaatcaagatgaaagagtccgaccagctcgcgacttctttcatcacaccgtttggcatgtactgctacgtgacgatgcccttcggcctcagaaacgccggTGCCACGtatcagcggtgcatgacctaggtctttggcgacaacattgggcggaccgtcgaggcctacgtagatgacatcgtggtcaagaccagaaaggccgagggtctcgtcgacgacttgacaataaccttcaaatgccttagagagaagggcatcaagctcaatcccgagaagtgtgtgtttggggttccccgaggcatgctcttaggattcatagtctcagaacgcggcatcgaagccaacccagagaaggtcttggccataaccggcatgggaccaatcagggacctcaagggagtacagagggtcatgggatgccttgtggccctgagccgattcatctcgcgcctcggcaaaaaaggtttgcctctgtaccgactcttgagaaaatccgagcatcAAAGCATAGCTCAcgaatcctcccgtcctgatacccccggccatggacgaggccctcttgctctacgtcgccgcaacgacccaagtggtcagcgccgccgtagtggtagagaggcaggaagaggggcacactctgctcacccaacgacctgtttatttcatcagcgaggtgctctccgaaaccaaagcacgctacccccacgtccagaagctagtctacgccgtggtcctggcccggcgcaaactgcgtcactacttcgagtcgcacccagtgactatggtatcatctttccccctaggcGAAATAGttcataaccaggaggcctcgggcaggatagccaaatgggctgtcgagcttatgggggaaaccttgacctttgcgcctcgaaaggcGATCAAGTCTCAAGTcctggccgatttcgtggctgaatggacagatacccaactgccacccacTCAAATTCAGATGAAATACTGGAccttgtacttcgatggatccctaatgaagaccggggcgggcgcgggtctgctcttcatttcgcccctcggagtacacatgtgctacatggtgcggctccacttcaccgcctccaacaacgtggccaaatacgaggccctcatcaacggcttacaagtcgccatcgaacttggggcacgatgcctcgacgtccgaggcgactcgcggctcgtcatagatcaagtgatgaaggagtcaaactacctcgaccccaaaatggaggcttactgcaagctggtacgatgcctagaagacaagttcgacggtctcgagctaAATCACGTCGCACGGAAGTACAACGAAgccaccgacgagctggcaaagatggcctcagcacgggttccggtccccccgaacgtcttcgccagagacctccacaaaccttccattggataCACCTCGGCAATAGAGGAGGGACAACCTGTGGAACCCGCGGCGAAGCTCGATGCCCTCTCTGctaccgagaccccctcgaccaagcccgaggtcatggaagtcaacgccgagcctccacggactgatcaggacgtggattggcgagtcccgttcctcgattggctcaatcggggggagcttcctaacGACAAAACTGAAGCATGGCGGCTTGCGcggcgagccaagacctacgccctctacaacggCGAATTGTACAGATGAAGTCCGTCAGGTGTCCTCCAATGGTGTATCAGCTCCGAagtgggccaagccctgctttgggacttacacgcgggcgcctgcgggcaccatgcggcgcctcgggcgcttgtagggaacgctttccgccaagggttctactggccgacggcagtcgctgacgctaccaagctagtacgctcctgcgaaggatgccagtactatgcccggcagacacatctcccggccctggccctgcaaaccatccccatcacctagccattcgccGTATGGGGTCTCGACATGGtcaggcctctgcaaaaggcccccgggggcttcacccatctattggtatcaatcgacaagttctccaaatggatcgaggctcgtccgatcaatcgaatcaaatccgagcaggcggtgctattcttcactgacatcatccacaggtttggggtccccaacaccatcatcaccgacaacgggacacagttcaccggcaaaaggttcctgacgttttgcgacgaccaccacatccgtgtggcctggtcggccgtaggacacccaaggaccaacggccaagtagagcgtgccaacgacatgatcctacaaggcctcaagccaaggattcacaaccgattgaaaaagtttggcaaaaaatggctcgccgagctcccatcggtcatctggagcctaaggaacactccaagccgagccacgggattcacgcctttcttcctagtctatggggccgaggccatcctccccaccgacttggaatatggttccccgaggctgcaagcctataacaaacaaagtaaccgcaccacccgagaggatgcccttgattaactggaggaagcccgagacgtcgcgctactacactcggccaaataccagcagagcctgtggcgctatcaggcccgacgtgtccgaggccgagacttgaaggtaggcgacctggtgttgaggctagcacagagcaacaagggtcgccacaagctgaccccgccatgggaaggaccgtacatcatcgcccaagtgctgaagcccgggacctacaagctggccaatgagaagggcgaagtcttcaccaacgcttggaacatagaacagctacgtcacttttatccctaaatttccaagcattgtatatgtagttcctcgaaatacaattaaaaagcgttctttagttggtctaattttttgagaaaccccccgagcccatcgtaggcctcGGCAATATGGTAACACGGCAAGGGAAACTTGGTTCTGCctcagcagaaccaagcctccctcgggggttagatgggggactccccctaggtcccacccACCATTCTTTAAGttgctttttcgcaaaaattcctacgccaagaactctagcaggctctgatgaATCATTTGTGAAGACTCCTCGAACCAAGGTCtgcttcctaagcaagaggccggtagagtcgcgagatggcctacgcccccaggctacggcactccctcactacctctcgctcaaggaacggcttaggccccaaaggggtgtttcGCAAAtaaaatctgatcagaagcaacagagggcaaaggctcggaaacatgagaaaaacaactaagaaacacaaatacttcagaaataaaggcctcgacggccacaaacgttatgatacaaaaataacccctattctatctttacatagcccctagggcccagatcaaggttcagggccttcagcaccagcagatgGTAGGGGgggcaccacctcctcttcgaagagtgtCGCCAACACcgcgccagggccttccgccgcctccatcagcttcgtgaccgccgcgtcggcctcctcgtcatcatcaggcagaacgtagccatcattgatggccgggaggtcgacgccaaggtagtgagaggagatgacggccatcgcctgcttgacacccgtgtgcaacgcccctcggagcCGTTCGcacatctggctgctcagcgcaatcaagcggcgcccaagggagctgcctgactgaaccccctcgacctccaaggcctcgcaggcggaaagggcggcacgtttcagcgcctcgtgctccttgATCTCGGTATCGAGCACTGTCTgtaccgcgctggaagcctcggcggccctgGTGAActctgcctctgactctgcaccgtggAAAATGTAATGAGGTcgagccaaagaaaaaacaacctaagttagggacagaagcccacggagctcacccttggccttcagctcccagcgtcgggtctccaCCTGACAAGCCTTGACCTTCTCcctcaacc
This window encodes:
- the LOC136532495 gene encoding uncharacterized protein; the protein is MEAYCKLVRCLEDKFDGLELNHVARKYNEATDELAKMASARVPVPPNVFARDLHKPSIGYTSAIEEGQPVEPAAKLDALSATETPSTKPEVMEVNAEPPRTDQDVDWRVPFLDWLNRGELPNDKTEAWRLARRAKTYALYNGELYR